One Nostocoides sp. HKS02 genomic window carries:
- a CDS encoding response regulator, whose protein sequence is MLAAHRQWGRGVEARMVASEDRSATTQPTEGAVAAAARLRKRLAETEEQLAATSEILAVLGASSAGEAEVFDAIVERARRLCRANAAQINLVHDHDLTMVHSVGLPPAYLQLAITEPVPRDRTSLIGRVSIDGRTQQIVDVLADPDYNRPEFQRLGGFRTIMGAPMIVVDQVVGVLSVWRTTVDPFDERVQDLLSTFAAQGALALRNVGLFHQLESRSEELSRKVEQLEALAEVGEAVSSSLDPDEVLTTIVSHAVQLSGTDGGSLMEYDEDTQLFRVRTAYGTSPEVLEQLRQSRIHVEESFVGRAAASGQVAQIPDLALVPLDPHLSTLYRAGWRSLVAIPLARPDRIVGALVVRRKQPGGFSDETCELLSAFASQSTIALVNARLYQQLERQSAELAEASQHKSEFLASMSHELRTPLNAVIGFSEVLLERMFGELNDRQADYLQDILSAGRHLLALLNDVLDLSKVEAGHMELDLSFFDAAQALGSALALVRERAAQHGIELTLDAPSADLGAVRADRLRFTQIVLNLLSNAVKFTPDGGTVEVVARRSDGNLVVTVADSGVGIAPADQVRIFDSFQQAGRNAASAEGTGLGLTLTRRIVELHGGRMWLDSAPGAGSTFGFSIPQPAVATTVPEPADWTLDEDDGRPVVVVIEDDESSAELVSVHIAAAGLRAVPVRTGEQGVAAVRSLHPAAVILDIRLPGMDGWDVLSSLKAEPETADTPVLVVSVLPEQGRGFALGAADYLVKPVGREELLAAVRRVVTDRPPAQSARRILVVDDDPVALRLVRVTLEPLGWDVRTCGQGTEAHAMVRAQRPAVLLVDLLMPDTDGFRVVEQVHADPDTRGIPIVVLTAKTLTPEDRRRLRGRVEFVASKGHLDLVQLSARLADLAGAHGAGGHGAGGHGADAGQVVS, encoded by the coding sequence GGTGCGTCCAGCGCCGGGGAGGCCGAGGTCTTCGACGCCATCGTCGAACGGGCGCGGCGGCTGTGCCGGGCCAACGCGGCCCAGATCAACCTCGTGCACGACCACGACCTGACGATGGTCCACTCCGTCGGGCTGCCACCGGCATACCTGCAGCTCGCCATCACCGAGCCGGTGCCCCGCGACCGCACCTCCCTGATCGGCCGGGTCAGCATCGACGGACGGACCCAGCAGATCGTCGACGTGCTGGCCGACCCCGACTACAACCGGCCGGAGTTCCAGCGCCTCGGCGGCTTCCGCACGATCATGGGCGCCCCGATGATCGTTGTGGACCAGGTGGTGGGCGTGCTGTCCGTGTGGCGCACCACCGTCGACCCCTTCGACGAGCGGGTGCAGGACCTGTTGAGCACCTTCGCCGCCCAAGGTGCGCTCGCTTTGAGGAACGTCGGGCTCTTCCATCAGCTGGAGAGCAGGTCCGAGGAGCTCTCGCGCAAGGTCGAGCAGCTCGAGGCACTGGCCGAGGTCGGCGAGGCGGTCAGCTCCTCGCTGGACCCCGACGAGGTGCTCACCACCATCGTCAGCCACGCGGTGCAGCTCTCCGGCACGGACGGCGGCTCGCTCATGGAGTACGACGAGGACACCCAGCTGTTCCGGGTGCGGACGGCATACGGGACCAGTCCAGAGGTGCTCGAGCAGCTGCGCCAGTCAAGGATCCACGTCGAGGAGAGCTTCGTCGGCCGGGCGGCGGCCTCGGGCCAAGTGGCCCAGATCCCCGACCTTGCCCTGGTGCCACTGGACCCGCACCTGAGCACCCTCTACCGCGCGGGCTGGCGTTCCCTGGTGGCGATTCCGCTGGCCCGGCCGGACCGGATCGTGGGGGCCCTGGTGGTGCGACGCAAGCAGCCCGGTGGCTTCAGCGACGAGACCTGCGAGCTGCTGTCGGCCTTCGCGAGCCAGTCGACCATCGCTCTGGTCAATGCCCGGCTCTACCAGCAGCTCGAGCGGCAGAGCGCCGAGCTGGCCGAGGCCAGCCAGCACAAGTCGGAGTTCCTGGCCAGCATGTCCCACGAGCTGCGGACCCCCCTCAACGCGGTGATCGGGTTCTCCGAGGTCCTGCTCGAGCGGATGTTCGGTGAGCTCAACGACCGGCAGGCCGACTACCTGCAGGACATCCTCAGCGCGGGCCGCCACCTGCTCGCCCTGCTCAACGACGTCCTGGACCTGTCCAAGGTCGAGGCCGGCCACATGGAGCTGGACCTCAGCTTCTTCGACGCGGCGCAGGCCCTCGGGTCGGCGCTCGCCCTGGTCCGCGAGCGAGCGGCCCAGCACGGCATCGAGCTGACCCTCGACGCGCCGTCAGCCGACCTCGGTGCCGTGCGGGCGGACCGGCTGCGCTTCACCCAGATCGTGCTCAACCTGCTGAGCAACGCCGTGAAGTTCACGCCCGACGGTGGGACCGTGGAGGTCGTCGCGCGGCGGTCCGACGGCAACCTCGTCGTGACGGTCGCCGACAGCGGGGTCGGGATCGCTCCGGCAGACCAGGTGCGGATCTTCGACTCGTTCCAGCAGGCCGGGCGCAACGCAGCATCCGCGGAGGGCACCGGGCTCGGGCTGACCCTTACCCGGCGCATCGTCGAGCTGCACGGCGGCAGGATGTGGCTCGACAGCGCCCCCGGCGCCGGGAGCACGTTCGGCTTCAGCATCCCTCAGCCCGCTGTCGCCACGACCGTCCCGGAGCCGGCCGACTGGACCCTCGACGAGGACGACGGACGCCCGGTCGTCGTGGTGATCGAGGACGACGAGAGCTCGGCCGAGCTCGTCTCGGTCCACATCGCGGCGGCCGGTCTGCGGGCGGTACCGGTCCGCACCGGGGAGCAGGGGGTTGCCGCCGTGCGGTCACTGCACCCGGCCGCGGTCATCCTCGACATCCGCCTGCCCGGGATGGACGGCTGGGACGTCCTGAGCTCGCTCAAGGCGGAGCCCGAGACCGCGGACACCCCGGTCCTGGTCGTCTCGGTGCTGCCCGAACAGGGCCGGGGGTTCGCCCTCGGGGCGGCCGACTACCTGGTCAAGCCGGTGGGTCGCGAGGAGCTCCTCGCCGCCGTACGCCGGGTGGTGACCGACCGCCCACCGGCGCAGTCGGCGCGCCGCATCCTCGTGGTCGACGACGACCCCGTGGCGCTGCGGCTCGTCCGGGTCACCCTGGAACCCCTGGGCTGGGACGTGCGCACGTGTGGGCAGGGCACTGAAGCGCACGCGATGGTGCGCGCCCAGCGCCCAGCGGTGCTCCTGGTGGACCTGCTGATGCCCGACACCGACGGGTTCCGGGTCGTGGAGCAGGTGCACGCCGACCCGGACACCCGCGGCATCCCGATCGTCGTGCTCACGGCCAAGACGCTGACGCCCGAGGACCGTCGCCGGTTGCGCGGGCGGGTCGAGTTCGTCGCGTCCAAGGGCCACCTCGACCTCGTGCAGCTCTCGGCCCGGCTCGCCGACCTGGCCGGCGCGCACGGTGCGGGCGGCCACGGTGCGGGCGGCCACGGTGCGGACGCGGGCCAGGTGGTGTCATGA